GAATGATATAAATAGCATCATTCAGTTGAAATTCGAAAATATGAGAAGTACTTGTGGACTATAAACCGAAAATCATGTTCCGGTTTTTAATACTAGGCAGACAAATAGTCAAAATGTAAATTCATAAGCTTAGATGGTTCCCAACAAAAAGAGGAAAAAGATTTCATAATGATTTTTGGGagataaaagaaataaatttgtattaGTGTGCGACGAGACTCTCATATCGCTCAGAATAGTGACCTTTACTTCTGATACAGCATCCTTGAATTACTTGCAGAAGGATTAACTATTACAAAAGCACGAATGGTTAGTGGTCAATGCTTCAGAACTCAATTGACAGCAAATGATAGTCTTGTTACAATATAACAGATTGCtcaattttacaatatattcCTCTACAGTCATCGAGTTTTATTATTAAGACAGTATAATGGCAAGCAACTCGATCAACgaatacatattcaaattacTAGTGCTTTTTGGCATTGTACACATTACTTTGGGATCGACAGCATGTGATGTTTGTGTTTGTCAACCGACGGCGGATGCTCCGTTTCTCACGTCATGTTCAAACCCCAATTTGACAACGGTTCCGGATAATATTATAAACACAACCAAGATATTTATTGCGAATGATGGAAGCATTCGAAATATAACTGCAATGGATTTTGCAGGACTAACCTTACTTGAACAACTGGAACTAAACAACAACAAGATATCTACAATTGAAGATGATTCATTTAAAGATTTAATAAGCCTGACGGTTTGTTGATTTACTTTCATTCTTATGAAGATTTAATCAAAGCCACATCATTAGCAGAATAGGATTTCGTACTTATCTCAGAAAAGAGGGAAGTCAATaaggcttatccatatggcgaagcACGATCTCATGTACGGTTTCCAGTCAGGTACGGGAATAGTTGAccagttgtttgtttcagatacatggacttgagattttactgataaaagagttatAATACTTCAGTGTCAAAAATACCGTATAGATATATTGTTGTGACATAGCTGCTTGGAACTGTTTGACAATGTGAGACTTGAAGcacttataaaaaaaacattttaccatCACAGCTATTCGGAAACAAATTTTACAATTCCCAAAAATAACATACAACTAATCTAATTTATGATTAACAAAATTTATCCTTTTTTCTAGACACTCAAGGTTGCATCCAATGCTCTCAATCAACTATCCATAGCATCATTGAATGGGCTACCTAACTTAACACATTTGGAAATAAATGTAAGTTGCAATTAGAAATTCTGGAATGAATGGAAACAAGAAAATAGCAACCCCACAAGCCTaacataaaatcatttttcaggATAACATGATCACAACTGTTCCAGATCATGTTTGCAGCAAACTCACATCATTACAATCACTGAGTGCACAAGATAATGAAATAACGACAATCGGATCACAAGTTCTTATGGGATGTGATTCTCTTAATCACATTGATTTATCTAATAATGGCATAACTACAATTGATGAAGACGCCTTCAAGGTAATAAGTCcagtcatttttttaaattttgaatagaaAATAGGATTATTATTTTGACTAGCTTAATGTGGGCATGGGTAGTTCCAAGCAGAAATTTTCGAGTGAAATTCAACATTATCGGTAATGTGGCAATGTCGAATGTTAAAAATCTCGGTTCAACTTTAAACAAGTACTATATCACTCACTCAGGGTGTAATAGATTGGATATACAATTACAAACCAACAAGATTccttgatttaaaaaaataggaGCTAGTAACATATTGGCAGCTGCTTGAACAGAGCCTAGTTCAAAATGGAAGAGTGAAAATGTCACACAATGGAAAGTGTCAATCCATAGCTGACAATTGCCAAGTTGAATGCatcaattcattaataaatgtatattatgtatctCAGTGTTCTAATGGTTGGAACTTGGTCCTAACTCTGTGTTACAGGTTGAAAAGCTTTAAGCCAAACCCCATGACCACTACCTCAATCAATGTGTAATAAAATTAGGTAGGCGATTctgattttgagaaaatttataGATTTCCAAAAATACGATGCTCGCTGCTTAAATACATCATATTCAGATAAAACCAGAATTACCAACTTACGGTATGTACTGTAACATTGAAAGATActtgaatttcaacatttattttttctatagGGTTTGGATAGTCTTGCTACATTGGACATCACAGGCAATAAGTTGACAGCATTTTACAGtgcatggtttgtgaacaaaTCATCCAGTATTAATTTTAAACTTGACAACAATGCTACTTGGTACTGCAATGTACAAATGAAGGATGAATATGCCAAGATCAATAGAACTCATCCAAGTCTTCTGAGTTGCAGTAATGCAAATGGGTTTTGTCCTTTGTGTGATAATTTTGGAGGTGAGGaaaatgaagtattttttaGTGTTTGCATTCATAGTAATAAGTAAATTAGGGGTTCTCGCACGGCTTGCAGGGTTCATGGGAATCTTTCTAAAGAGTACTCAGATGGCAGTTGAATTTTAATACCTTAGTATTTATAATGATAGCTGACTTACACATATGACAGTGCAATCCTGTCTTTAAATcgcaaaatttaattgaaagaAACACGCATATTCTTCACTCTCATGTTTAGATGTTTCGTAAACATtctttgtaataatatttaatattgttgaTCGATAGCCCTAGTCAACATTTTACCACTTAATTAGATGTTAGCTTGCAGAGGTTCAAATAAATTGTGTTATGATTTATGATGGGAGGGATATTGAGAATTCGTGATTTAACTAAAACAATTTAACTACGAAATAAGTCATTTTCACCAATACAATTGTTTATGTCAGAATTTGGTATTTTCTAGGAGTGAGACTCACGGAAATCATCATCACAGAAAGAACTGTGACTGTTTCCACCACAACAGTAAAAGGAGAAACAGAAGATCCATCTGCTACAACTGCTTGCAATAATATGACAGCTACCTGCCCAGGATCTGGCTTCAAAAACAGACCAGATATCTTTCTTTTACTTGTAGCTATGCTTATGATAATTCTTCATCGGTAATTGACAAAAAACTTCGAAAAACTCACTACATCCATATGAGTTTATAATGCCAGAGCCAAGCCAAGACAGAaatttaaacaattaaaaatcCCAATTCACCAGTTcccataaatttattttaatccgAACCAATAATTTATAGCTATTGCCTATTTATTATAATAGTGTAACTTTAGAAATGACTGTAAAATTAACATTGACTTTTCTATTATTTACATTAGCATTAAATTTCTACATTCCTATTTCAGTAATATTATTTTCTgataaatattgtatattatcTCACATCAATGAATTAGTAGAATactttattatattattcacTGACTTCATGTACATTACAGTGGAAGATACTCAGTGCAATGATAACGTGTAATTTAGCACTGATATTTTTGTCAAATgttgttttttgttaaaattatgaAACCATATCATagatttgaataaattgaaaaatattttagcatAGTACCCAGTAGCATAGTGGATACATTGAATGTGCATTGTATTTCATTATCATGaaatttagatattttcatATGCTGTAATTATATattcttgaatatatattaGGTTGCACGTATGGTTGTGTCCTCGACCTCGTGCTCCAGAAAAATCATGATATTTAGTAAACGCcattatttcaatatgaaaacaGTAAATTTTACACAGATAAACATTTATTAGTtgaattcttgaaaaaaaaaatctttccgGACATCATTAAACTCAAACCTAATTCAGATTTaaaaatttttcatcaatttaaTTGTATAACCTCATATCAATTTTCTGTCCATGCTATTTCTTTGTCAAATGACAATATATCTCTTCCAATACatattcaactatttttacaCTTTATAGACTGTTTACCTTATGCGATTGTATTTCTTGTTTTAGTGTCTTCTGTTGTTCAACCATTTCCTCTGTCcacttttctttttcattcttGAATAAAAGCATCAGGTAGTTAAGATTGGTATTAAATAACCCGCATTATTAAAACAGATAAATCTCTAAAAAAAGGCTCGACAGATATTTTAGAACGGAGTAACAGATATTTTAGAACTGAGTGAGATTATCCAGAGAACTGCGTTACAAATCACTCatgtgaaatttttcaaattttttgaattcaaCAATACACCATTTTAAAAGTTCACATCTGTAGGTTTTAAAAATACGAACCTCAACCTCCTCGTGCAATTGTTCCATTTTCTTTGTTAAATTATTGATATCTTCCACCATTGTTTGCTTATCATTTAGAAGTTTTTCAATCGAAGCATTTTTCTGGTCAATGACCCGAGATATTTCATGAGTCTTCATCTAttcaaatatcaaaacaaaaGTTACAAGAAGAATGATTCAGCAACAAAAAGAAACTTTATATTTTTAGGTGAGAAGTAAATACAAAATGACTTCAGTAAGAAACATACATTTAACCAGTGTTGAGTAGAAGCCAGTGTCTTGAGTCAAGTCACAGGTCATGCTAGCCTTGCTcctagtccagtggttcttaaactttgcGACCCTATCAAACCTCTATGTTAGTTGGAAAGCTTTCGTCGAACCCCAAAGCGCTTTGAACAACAACAACTTTGTTGGGTATAGGGCAACATAAATTGCAACAAGAGAACAAGTACACATAGTTATCCGAACAGGTCTCGTTCTTGGTTgacatattttacaaaaaaatccTCAAAATTGCAAAGAGTTTTCCGGATAAACCTCAAACCCCCCGCGATCATTCTGGTGTAACATCAAATACCAATACACCGTGTCAAAAGGCAGGTGATTTCATGTCAGTAAAAACTTCTTGTGCTGCTGGAGAGGGGAATCACTACCAAGGCAAAAATGCAACTTTGGAAATCCAAAAGCTAAAATAACTTTGGGAGGACTTTCGTTCAACCCCTGGACCCATCTACCGAACCCcagggttcgatcgaacccaggtTGAGAAAGATTGGTTCAGTCCACAACTGAAGTCGAGTCAATCACTGAGCTAAATGTCACTGGCACAAGTTTGAGTCATTTCAGACTCAAGTCTGAATCGGAACTAGAGTCAATTCATTGATTCTCCGAAACAATGCATTTAGCATACTTCGCAAGACAGATTATTGTGGATTATACAAACCTGAAATGTTTGTTGAAGCAGCTTTTGTTCTTCTTCTTTCAATTCCAAtctttctttcattttttcataaTCCTCAATAACATTTAATGCATCTGATTGAAGCCCATTGATCGTCtgacaaaatagaaaattaatatGAATCATGAAACAATGCCATAACATGAAATAAATGTAGGCCTACTATTATTAATTATACATCTTCCTAAAAAATAAAAGCTCACTGAAAATGTGTTGGGAACATTGTCAATCAACACCAATTAACAAAAACAACCTGCCATAAATGGAAAGGAACATCAAcagcaaaaaattttttttaaatgattcttTCTCACTTTAAAAACCACATCAAAATAATACTAGTTTTAAGGAAAAACAGCAAAACACATACTTCTTCACTTCTCTCCAATtcagttttgaatttttctttttccttGGTCAATTGTTGAACTGATTTTGTGAGCTTCTTTTCATGACCTTTCCACCCATCAACTACTTTTGCCAATGTCTAAAAACAGAAaaacctcaaaaaaaaaattcttatacATTAATACTTATGATAATGTGTTTTTACACTAAATAGACTATGCCGAAAAAAACATTGATTAAGCTGGCACCAATTACTGAGAAGTGTTATGGGAATTATACAAAACACTACATCATGACATTTTGTACACATCGTTTAATGTCCAATATGACTAAACTACGTCTTTGAACCAGAGCCCAACTTGAATTCTTTTTTAAAATGGT
The sequence above is a segment of the Styela clava chromosome 7, kaStyClav1.hap1.2, whole genome shotgun sequence genome. Coding sequences within it:
- the LOC120327708 gene encoding uncharacterized protein LOC120327708, which encodes MASNSINEYIFKLLVLFGIVHITLGSTACDVCVCQPTADAPFLTSCSNPNLTTVPDNIINTTKIFIANDGSIRNITAMDFAGLTLLEQLELNNNKISTIEDDSFKDLISLTTLKVASNALNQLSIASLNGLPNLTHLEINDNMITTVPDHVCSKLTSLQSLSAQDNEITTIGSQVLMGCDSLNHIDLSNNGITTIDEDAFKGLDSLATLDITGNKLTAFYSAWFVNKSSSINFKLDNNATWYCNVQMKDEYAKINRTHPSLLSCSNANGFCPLCDNFGGVRLTEIIITERTVTVSTTTVKGETEDPSATTACNNMTATCPGSGFKNRPDIFLLLVAMLMIILHR